A single genomic interval of Pan paniscus chromosome 18, NHGRI_mPanPan1-v2.0_pri, whole genome shotgun sequence harbors:
- the LOC117974341 gene encoding sulfotransferase 1A1-like — protein sequence MELIQDTSRLPLEYVKGVPLIKYFAEALGPLQSFQARPDDLLISNYPKSGTTWVSQILDMIYQGGDLEKCHRVPIYMQVPFLEFKVPGIPSGLETLKDTPAPRLIKTHLPLALLPQTLLDQKVKVVYVARNAKDVAVSYYHFYHMAKVYPHPGTWDSFLEKFMAGEVSYGSWYQHVQEWWELSRTHPVLYLFYEDMKENPKREIQKILEFVGCSLPEETVDLMVQHTSFKEMKKNPMTNYTTVPQELMDHSISPFMRKGMAGDWKTTFTVAQNERFDADYAEKVAGCSLSFRSEL from the exons ATGGAGCTGATCCAGGACACCTCCCGCCTGCCACTGGAGTACGTGAAAGGGGTCCCACTCATCAAGTACTTTGCAGAGGCACTGGGGCCCCTGCAGAGCTTCCAGGCCCGGCCTGATGACCTGCTCATCAGCAACTACCCCAAGTCCG GCACCACCTGGGTGAGCCAGATTTTGGACATGATCTACCAGGGCGGCGATCTAGAGAAGTGTCACCGAGTTCCCATCTACATGCAGGTGCCCTTCCTTGAGTTCAAAGTCCCAGGGATTCCCTCAG GGCTGGAGACTCTGAAAGACACACCGGCCCCACGGCTCATCAAGACACACCTGCCCCTGGCTCTGCTCCCCCAGACTCTGTTGGATCAGAAGGTCaag GTGGTCTATGTTGCCCGCAACGCAAAGGATGTGGCGGTTTCCTACTATCACTTCTACCACATGGCCAAAGTGTACCCTCACCCTGGGACCTGGGACAGCTTCCTGGAGAAGTTCATGGCTGGAGAAG TGTCCTACGGATCCTGGTACCAGCACGTGCAGGAGTGGTGGGAGCTGAGCCGCACCCACCCTGTTCTCTACCTCTTCTATGAAGACATGAAGGAG AACCCCAAAAGGGAGATTCAAAAGATCCTGGAGTTTGTGGGGTGCTCCCTGCCAGAGGAGACCGTGGACCTCATGGTTCAGCACACGTCGTTCAAGGAGATGAAGAAGAACCCTATGACCAACTACACCACCGTCCCCCAGGAGCTCATGGACCACAGCATCTCCCCCTTCATGAGGAAAG GCATGGCTGGGGACTGGAAGACCACCTTCACTGTGGCGCAGAATGAGCGCTTCGATGCGGACTATGCGGAGAAGGTGGCaggctgcagcctcagcttccgcTCTGAGCTGTGA